The Williamwhitmania sp. DNA window TTTTTAATGAGCTGCAGAATATGGAGAAAAGCATGAGCGATTATCCTACCCTGTTTTTTGGTAGCCACGATATGCCACGGCTGATGAACCGACTTGCCGATGGTAATCCCGAGAGGGCAAAGACCCTTGCCGCCCTTATGCTTACGGCTAAGGGCGTCCCTTTTGTTTACTATGGCGAAGAGATTGGAATGCAAAACATTGTAGCCAATACTTATGCTGAAATGGTGGACATCCAGGGAAAAACCCACTATTTAATGGCTCTTCACAATGGAATGACACCAGCAGAAGCTCTTGTAGAAGGCAACAAGCACAACCGGGATAAATCACGCAGCCCAATGCAGTGGGATACAACTCGCAATGCGGGTTTTACGACGGGCAAACCCTGGATAAAGGTTCAAGAAGACTACAAAAATGTCAATGTTCAGGAGAGTTTGCAACAAAACGAATCCATTTTGAATACCTACAAAAAATTGATAACCATGAGAAATAGTGAGCCAGCCCTTCAGTATGGGAGCTACGAACGACTTGAGCATATCGACGACATGATACTGTTTACTCGCACCTATGCCGGTGATAAAGTTACGGTTGTTGTTAACTTTGGTAAGAAGACAAGCATTGACGTGCCATCGGATGCAAAAATACTCGTGGGTAGTAATGAACTTGAGCCAAATGGTTTTTTGATTTATAGGCAATAGATGAAAATGGTTTCAGTAAACCAATCGTGTTGCAATGGTTACTTCACCGTATTATTAACCTAATCTCTAGCTCGATGAAACGTTTACTTCTAAATATCGCCGCTCTTTTAATATCCCTATCGGCTTTAGCACAAACCGGACAGCTAAATATTTCCCGCATTGATTTAATGCCCAATTTACCTGCACCGCTTCAGATTAGGGATTGGAGCACCGTGGCGCATGATTACGACACCTACGTATTCGACCTCACTAAAACAGGATCATATTTGCCGCTGGTACGCCTTGGCACTCAAGGGCAATTTAACTATGCCGACAATACGCCACTCTTTCTCGATAGCTACGTAGGTTCTGTTGACCATTCTAACCAAGCAGAGGCCATAAACATATTGCCGGCAATTGTGGGCGCAAGCCTAGTTGGAATCGATAAGAGTAACCAGAACGGGGTGAATTGGGTGGCCAAAGTCAAGGATTTCTTCAACCTTAAAAATGGCCAGAATGTATACCTCAACAGCTACTCAACCGTTTCGGGCGATGATTGGTGGTACGATGTAATGCCCAACGTTTACTTTTATCAGCTGAGATCGCTATACCCCAACGCCGCACCCGAATTCAACAGTCAGTTTACAACCATTGCCGACCGATGGCTAGGCTGTGTTACCCAGCTGGGTGGAAGCGCCACTCCGTGGGCAGCTCCAAATATGAACTACCGTGCCTTTAACTTAGCAACTGGTCTACCCTTGAACACAAGTGTCCCTGAGCCCGAATCGGCTGGAAGTATTTCGTGGCTGCTCTACAACGCCTACCTCCAAACTGGGAATCGGAAATATTTTGAAGGTGTTCAGGAGGCCATGGACTTTCTAACCAATTTTGGATCGAACCCAGCCTATGAGCTTCAGCTGTCCTACGGAACGGTTACCGCCGCCAGAATGAACGCAGTGGAGGGAACCAATTACCCCATGCAGGAGTTGCTTGACTGGTGCTTCAACCGGGGCGATTTGAGAGGGTGGGGTGCTATTGTAGGAACTTGGGGAGGCTACGATGTTTCTGGCCTAATTGGTGAGGCCAACGATGCTGGTAACGACTACGCCTTTGTAATGAATGGCTTTCAACAGGCAGCTGCACTTGCTCCGCTACCCAAATACGATAAGCGTTACGCCCGCGCCATTGCCAAATGGCTGCTGAATGTTACCAACGCTAGCCGTTTGTTCTACTGGGATGCACTTCCTCAAGACAATCAGGATTCCTACACATGGGCTTCCACCAACGACCCAACTGCCTGCATTCCACATGAATCGATGAAACAGGTATTGTCAGGTAAAACACCATTTGCCACTGGTGATGCAATTGGCGGTGGATGGGCAGCCACAAATCTTTCGCTCTACAGCGGTTCCACCGTTGGATATCTTGCCTCTGTAGTTAAAACAACCAATATCCCCCAGATTCTACAGATCAATCTCAATAAAACAGACTTTTACGGGGAAAATAATCTAGTTTCGTACCTCTACTTTAACCCAACCACGGCCGATCAGCAGGTTGATGTTACACTTCCGGCAGGAACTTTTGGGGTATACGACGCCATTACCGAAACCATTCTATCCTCAAGCGCTACAGGGTCCATCCAAGTGACCGTTCCTGCAGGAGAGGTAAGGTTGATACGTCTTTTTTCATCGTCGATTACGCCAGATGCCAGAGATGGAAGGCTATATGCTGGCACAGATATTCTCGACTATCACTACCAGTATGCTTACAACGGAAAACTCCGGGTAAAGGCGCTGTCTACCGATCATAATCCAATTATTACCGATTCAACATACACCGCATACTGCACGCCAGGAAATATTAATGTGGGCGATCCAGTGCAGTACGAATGGTTTCTGGACGACGTGCCAATTAATGGGCAAACCCAATCGCAGGTGCAGCTTACCGCACCTGCAGCTCCATCACAATTGGTACTCAAATGCGTAGTAACCGCCAATAGTCAGACTGCCGAGGACACACTTCACCTTTCCATAGTGGATCACATTCCAACTCCTCCTGCAGTTACCGGCATTCAATCGAGCTCAAAATTCACCAATATTGGCAGCGAATGCACCTTTACTGCTCTTGTTGACTCACTACCAGGTGAAATACTTCAGTATGCTTGGAATGCTTCTGGTGGCACATTAAGTCAAACCATCGGGAGGTCAGTTTCTTGGCAGGCACCATCGTCTCCAGCTGTGGATACTATTACAGTAACTGTCACCAATCAGGACCAACTTTCCACAATGGTATCCACAGAGGTGTTGGTAAAGGATACTAGCATCGCCGAACAAACGCCGCTTATTTGGTATCCCTTCGATTCGAACAACCTTAATGCAATATCCAACCGTTTCAACGCAACGGTGGTTGGGGCAACCAAAACCAATGATGCCCGGGGAATGGCATCGTTGGCGTACCGATTTACCTCGGGGCAAAACATCATCTATACCCCAAACGACCCGGATCTTAATTTTCCCGATGCGGTGACCCTCAGCTGCTGGGTAAGGTGCGAACAGCTCGGTTCCGAAAGGTTTATCATTTCACATGGCTCATGGCAGGAGCGCTATAAGCTATCCATTACCCCCGATGGAGTGCTGCGATGGACCGTAAAAACAAGCAACGGTGTGGCCGATCTCGATGGCTCTGCACCAATTGAGCTCAATCGATACTACCATGTTTGCGTTCAATATACAGGATACTCCATGGAGCTATATCTGGATGGCGTTTTGGATACGTTTAAAGCCTTTTCGGGTGCTCTTCAACCCTCAACCTCACCCATTACAATTGGGCGGATGAACAACGTTGAAACACTCTACAATCTTCTTGGAAGCGTAGATGAGGTAAAACTTTGGGATAAGGAGATTCCCATTTCCCAAATTGAACAGCTAAAGAATGAGTGGGCCGAACCAAGCGGAATAAAAACGAATGAGTTGGCTGTTCGTATTTTTCCCATCCCAGCTAAAGAGGTTATCAATGTGGAATTCAACGGGGTAACACAGGCCAAACAGGTCTCGTTGCTATCTATGGATGGGAGAGAGGTTTCCGGCTGCCGTGTTAGCGCGGGAGGTTTTGGAATCCAAATTGAAATTCCTAAAACCAGCCCTGGAATGTATATGTTGAGAATAATGCTGGCTGACGGCCAGTTGATTAGCCGAAAAATAGTTATCCAGTGACGAGATTTTAAAGATTAAAAACACCTAACCTTCATTTTTATGCGACATCAAAAAAATAGGCTGCCAATTTTACTCCTTTTCTTGGCCGTTTTAGTATGCTCCTCATCCGGATTCAGTCAGCAGCTATCCCTTAAAGCGGCTGGGGATGAAAAGGCTGGTTATCGTGTCGAAATTTACAATGGCAATCAATTTGTGGTAACCAACACGGAGGAATTTTCCCTACAAATGTTTAATCTTGATTTAAGTACAGTTGCAGAATTGCCACATTGGACCGGTCAGAAATGGACTGGAAATGAAAGGAGTATAACCTTAACAAGAGATACTTACCTAAAAGATTTTGATGCCAACCTGTCGGTTTCGGTAACCTATGAGGTGGTAAATGCAAATACAATAAAAAAGACAGTGGAGCTGTTCCAACCCTCCATGCCGGGGATGTATTATATTTTGCGAGAAACCGCTCGGCCTACAGAAAAGCCAAAGCGGTATGTAACCTTCGAACATGATAATTTCCCCGGTGGCTTTGTGCACGAGATGTATCCAGCTGTGGGCTTTATTACGCCAAGCAATAGCGTGGTGGGTTTCCTAACCGATGCAGGTTATAAGAATCAGTATACACGGAATACACGTCGCCGATTTAGTGGACGAGGTGGTGGATTTGTGGGCATGCGCCGATTGCCCGATCCGAACCTGTTTTCTGTTGCAACGTTACCCGAGAGAGCCGAAAATAACCAATACATAAGGCAGACCTTTGGCGAGATGTATAACCTCGACGCTGGTGTAGATACCGAGTTAATACCAGATACCACCTATCAAAAGGAGGGCAATGCTGAGATAACTAGAAAAGATGGGCTTATCACTATTGCTGGACATCCTGGAGGTAGGGCAGGAATAGATTTTATTGCCCCCTTTAAAGATCAGAAGATATATACCATTTCGTTTTTGTGTAAAGGAAATGCTGGCGTGGCCTTGAAGCTGTTTAGGATAAAAAATGGTCAACGAACTGTTGAGTTGGAAGATGGAGTTAAGTACATCGACAACTTTCCTGCAGATGAGAAGGGCTGGACGCTCTTTAAGGGAAGTATACTCGTGCCCTATATCGAAAAGGATAGCGTATCGGTGTTCATTGGAACGCAATCGGGAAAAGAGTGCTTGCTCCAAATAAAGGATTTGAAGTTTGTGGAGAATCACCCCCAGAGTGAGCCATACAATGTACTTCAAATTGGTGAAAAGGCTGTAAAAACTACCTATATCTTTGTGGAACCGTGGGTGTCGCACCAGCAGTTTATGATCTCATCCCAATCGAGGTTAGCCGAGGGAAAAGGGTTTAAGGGGTCGTTGATAGAGAAAATGCTTTATGCCAACTTCAATATGCTCACCTGGGTTACCGATACCAAAGACTTTACCCCGTTTAATGTGCCCAACATGAACTATGCTCCCGATATGTATAACCGGGATTCATTCTTTTCAACGATTTCATCGTACAACAAAGATTTGAACATGGCTATATGGGCTCAATGGGGCAAAACACAAACACCCCAAGGCGGTATCGGCACCATTATAACTCCGCTCATGGGATCGGTGGAGGCTAAGGACAACGAAGCAACCATTGAATGGCTTATCTGGGCAATGATGAATAAGCGTCGCTTTGGCGTAACCCTTCCGCAGGAGAAAATTAGGAGAGCCGTTGACTATGTGCTCAAGGAGTTTGATCCCAATGGAGATGGAATATGCAAGTCACACTTCTGTTTGGGTCAGGTTGATATTGTAGACTACAACCCTAAAACGGATAGGCTTGGCCTTAACCAAGGAATGCTGGCCATTGCATTACGAACAATTAAGGAGTTGGGATTTAACATTACAGAGGCCCATATCGAAAAAGCCGAGACGGCATATCGAAATTTTTATGATCCCATACGAAAGCACATGCTGTTCGACAGGGAGTATCCCGACATTATTTCGCTTACCGACCTGGAGCCTGAATTTTTCTCGCTATGGCTATTTAATAGGCCAATGCTAACCGACGAGATGGTGAAAAATCATCTGGATCAGATTCCCGTGCTCAATAAGGTGCCAAACTCTCCGCACCCGGAATATGGCACTACAGCACCCATCTGCGTAAGATTGATAAAGAGTGCACCGGGCTATTCCTATCTCACCCCCGATTATCAACCATTTGGAAAGTTTGGTGAGGAAAATTATGCCAACGGTCAGCGCGATGGGGTTTACTACAACGGCGGCAGCTGGTTTCGGGCCGAATATTGCGCCTACGTGGTGGGCTTAAAACACGGTTGGAAAAAAGCACCCATGTTGATGGAAAACCGAATTTGGGCAGAGATCTACCTCAATCCCCAATGGCCGTTCAGCAAGGAGTTTATCCCAACCAAATGGACCACAACCGCAAGCTGGTGGCCATCTACAAGAGGGCTGTGCTGGAATGTATTTATTCTTATGGCCGATGAGGTGGCAGGTCTCCGCACACCCGATATGGACCCCGATTACATAAAATCGGAGGCAAAGTAGGAGCGCCGTTTGTCATTGAATAGGGGTAGAACCCTGAGGGAGTAGCAAGGGCTACATGTAAATATGGCAGTCCTTGCTACTTCGTTTTTAAGTAACCCCGTTCCAACCGTGCTTCACTGAGGCTTCCTCGGCAAAAGGGAGTAGGCGCCAGTCCCGAAATAAACTTTATCTGAAAATTGGCTACCATTTGGAGCTGCGTATGCACTTACTGGTGTTATTCTATCGCACATATTTTGCTGTATTAGACTGTTCAAAGATTTACATTCCCTAAAACATGAAGGAAAAAACATTACCTTTGATACTATCATATGATACTATCATGAGAAAGTTTTATGAAGCCACCTTACCAAATTACTGCTAAAATATTGACGCTAGTCTCCTTGATTTCTGAAAGAATTGGAGAAGTAAACTCTGTTCATCTGAGCAAACCTCCAACAGAATTAAGAAAAAGAAATCGAATAAAGACAATTCAATCTTCCCTCGGAATTGAGGGAAATACTTTGACCATTGAACAGATTACTGCAATCTTTGAGAATGAGCGAGTTCTTGGTCCAAAAAATGATATCATTGAAGTTAAGAATGCTATTGCAGTATATGACCAACTAGATGAATTTGAACCTTACAGTTTTGACTCTTTCTGTAAAGCACACCAAATACTTATGGAGGGGCTCATTGAGTTGCCAGGAAGGTTAAGAAATAAGGCGGTTGGGATTGCAATAGGTTCTAAACTCGCTCATATTGCACCTCCGAGTGAAATGGTAAAACCATTAATGAATGATTTATTCAATTATTTAAAGAATGATGAAAACCTACTTTTAATAAAGAGTTGTGTCTTTCATTACGAACTGGAGTTCATTCACCCATTCATGGATGGTAACGGGAGAATGGGTAGGTTATGGCAAACCGTTATACTGATGGACAAATACCCAGTATTTGAATATTTGCCCGTGGAAGCGTTGATTAAAGAAAAGCAAAAAGAATACTATGATGCCTTGGGCAAATCGGACAAAACAGGAGAATCAACCTTATTCATTGAGTTT harbors:
- a CDS encoding LamG-like jellyroll fold domain-containing protein translates to MKRLLLNIAALLISLSALAQTGQLNISRIDLMPNLPAPLQIRDWSTVAHDYDTYVFDLTKTGSYLPLVRLGTQGQFNYADNTPLFLDSYVGSVDHSNQAEAINILPAIVGASLVGIDKSNQNGVNWVAKVKDFFNLKNGQNVYLNSYSTVSGDDWWYDVMPNVYFYQLRSLYPNAAPEFNSQFTTIADRWLGCVTQLGGSATPWAAPNMNYRAFNLATGLPLNTSVPEPESAGSISWLLYNAYLQTGNRKYFEGVQEAMDFLTNFGSNPAYELQLSYGTVTAARMNAVEGTNYPMQELLDWCFNRGDLRGWGAIVGTWGGYDVSGLIGEANDAGNDYAFVMNGFQQAAALAPLPKYDKRYARAIAKWLLNVTNASRLFYWDALPQDNQDSYTWASTNDPTACIPHESMKQVLSGKTPFATGDAIGGGWAATNLSLYSGSTVGYLASVVKTTNIPQILQINLNKTDFYGENNLVSYLYFNPTTADQQVDVTLPAGTFGVYDAITETILSSSATGSIQVTVPAGEVRLIRLFSSSITPDARDGRLYAGTDILDYHYQYAYNGKLRVKALSTDHNPIITDSTYTAYCTPGNINVGDPVQYEWFLDDVPINGQTQSQVQLTAPAAPSQLVLKCVVTANSQTAEDTLHLSIVDHIPTPPAVTGIQSSSKFTNIGSECTFTALVDSLPGEILQYAWNASGGTLSQTIGRSVSWQAPSSPAVDTITVTVTNQDQLSTMVSTEVLVKDTSIAEQTPLIWYPFDSNNLNAISNRFNATVVGATKTNDARGMASLAYRFTSGQNIIYTPNDPDLNFPDAVTLSCWVRCEQLGSERFIISHGSWQERYKLSITPDGVLRWTVKTSNGVADLDGSAPIELNRYYHVCVQYTGYSMELYLDGVLDTFKAFSGALQPSTSPITIGRMNNVETLYNLLGSVDEVKLWDKEIPISQIEQLKNEWAEPSGIKTNELAVRIFPIPAKEVINVEFNGVTQAKQVSLLSMDGREVSGCRVSAGGFGIQIEIPKTSPGMYMLRIMLADGQLISRKIVIQ
- a CDS encoding Fic family protein; its protein translation is MKPPYQITAKILTLVSLISERIGEVNSVHLSKPPTELRKRNRIKTIQSSLGIEGNTLTIEQITAIFENERVLGPKNDIIEVKNAIAVYDQLDEFEPYSFDSFCKAHQILMEGLIELPGRLRNKAVGIAIGSKLAHIAPPSEMVKPLMNDLFNYLKNDENLLLIKSCVFHYELEFIHPFMDGNGRMGRLWQTVILMDKYPVFEYLPVEALIKEKQKEYYDALGKSDKTGESTLFIEFMLEVIKESLDDLLKTANVALTNIDRISIYKSIIKDEYFNRKDYLRNFKEISPATASRDLQFAVENGIIDKIGDKNTTKYKYRKKVNKA